From Capra hircus breed San Clemente chromosome 1, ASM170441v1, whole genome shotgun sequence:
GCAGAGGGCACACAGGGCAGAGTGCGGGACGGAGGCTGAGACTGACCCCGACTCATCCACCACAGGCGCCTGGTCGAAGCCCTTCTCCCGGAGGATCTCGATGGTGTGCTCACAGGTGACGGTGGGCAGCACGGTCAGCGGGGCCGAGAGGCTTAGCTCCTGAACCTGGAGGTGCCACCACCTGAGGGAAGAGGGCAGGCCAGGGAGTCTGTGAACCGAGAGGCGAGTGAGAACAGGGAGCCCGCGGGGGCCGTCCAGCCAGGTGAGGGACCACACATGTGCCGCTGGGGACCAGGCACTTGAGTCCTGAGCCCCGCACATGGCCTCTGCCCAGAGGTGTCCTCACCATGGCTTCTTCACCGAGATCTCCTCCTTCATGAAGCCCTTCTGCAGCATCCACTTGTCGCTCAGGAACTTGGACCTACAGCATCAGAAGTCACAGGGCTGGGTGGAGGGTCTCAacaccacccctgcccccaaagAGGGGAGAGGGCCTCGGAGAAGGCCCAGACCCCACAGTCCAGCAGAGACCCCAAGGGGCTGGCTGGAGGCTCCACGAAGAGATCTGAAGGCTGGATGCCAGAAAGACCTCCTAGGGAATGGTGGTCGGTGTGGGTATCTGGCCAACCAGAACTGAATACGCCCAGAGCACAGAAGGTTCTGTGACAGGCTGGGaccctgggacctgggacccttcgCTGCAATGCCTGCTCCTGGACAAACATCTCCTCCAACAGATACAAGGAAACGAGAAGGGACTAGAAGTAACTATGTGCATGTGTGGATGGGATAAACTGTGGACAAGATGCTAAAAGACCCAAAACCCGACTGCCACTTCCGAGGTGTCAGGAGCAAAGGCAGGGTCTTGCTCACGCCCCCTGCACACACCACCACCCAGAGGTGGGCAGGCCACCCAGGCCACCCTCCGGCCCGACCCCTGGACCCACCCCAAGTAAGGACCCAGCTCGCCACCCCCCACACTCAGGGAGCAAGCCAGGGAACctgttattaatatttgtttttgctCCCACCGCTGCAGCACAAGTCCCAGGACAGCCCTGCCTGAACTTCCTGTCTGGCCTCGGATCCATTTCTACTGATCAAAGGGTCCAAGACCCCGGTCAGGAACAGTTCTGTCCCGAATCTCATGTCATCACAGCCCCTCAGGGCTTCTGGCAGGGGAAGCCTATCCCACCAGGGGTCAGAGGATACCAGGCCAGGCTTCAGGGGCTGCCAGGGACCTGCCCCAAAAGGCAGATGAGGGCCAACAAAGTGGGGGCAGAGAgaccccccccagcccccagcccagatGTCTGTGCCTGAGGACacaatcactcactcactccagcCATCTCTCTCTCACGCACACATAGGCACACATGGGTACCCACACAGCAGGCCAGCCAAGCACATGGGGAGATGGCCTTTCTCATGCACTATGTAGTGAGGGTGGGTGGCCAGGCTCAGGGCAACTTGGCAGTGGACACCCGGAGGTGACTCACACCCAGCTGGAGTCCCAGTTACGGAATGCTCCACCCCCCGGGGAAGCTGAGCTCACTCAAGGTGTGTAACCCGTCACTCTTGGGTCAGGGAGGACACCAGACGGTACATGcatccatggaggagggcatcagCCCCCTGTGACCTCCCGCCCACACTCCAACCTTGGCTCTTTCGGCCAGTGAACCCAGGCAGGGCTATGAGCCTAGAGGAGCCAGCAAGTTCCAGGTGCACAGACACTCAGAACCACTGGACTCAAAGGGGCCTCGGGGGCCACAGACCCCAGCCTGGGTCCCCCCAGGTCAGGGCCAGACTGTGAGTGAGCAAAGGATCCAGTGGGCGGGGGTGGGAAGCTGCTCTCAGGGAGGCCACATCCTTGTCCTCATCCTCCATGGCTGAACAGGAGGCCCCGAGAGCTCGAAGGAGTGAGGGGGCACACGGGGTCCCTTCCCTGGGGAGTCCCGCCAGGCCCCCAAGTGCTGCCACGATGAACGTGCACAGACTTCCAAAGGCCTCTGGGAGACCCAAGCCGGGGACAAGCCAGCTGAGAACGCGTGAACTCCAGGGACGCAGAGCGGGGCCGCAGACCCCAGGCTCCCTGGCCCCTGCTGTAGGATCTGGGGGAACGGCGGGGAGCAGAGGCAGCGCTGGCACTGGAGGCCGGGGGAGGACGGAGGCCTCACATGTAGTTCCGCACCGAGTCCGGCAGGATCACCACACAGCGCTGGCcttcctgcagctcctgggcGGCCTTCACGGCCACGGACATGGCACTGCCAGAGCTGCCACCTGCCGAGAGGGCGGGAGGGGTCAGACACGCGGTGGGGGCAGCTGCATGTGCACCCAAGTGTGGGCATGCCCACACCTGCTCTGGAGAGATCCTTGGTGGATGAGCTGGGTGTGGGGTGCTGGGGGATCCCACTTTTCACTGTCCATCCACACCCTGCTCCGTCTGCCATCTGCTCAGCACTGCACCACCAAAGCCTCCCACGGAACTCAGAACCCTGGGGGCAGGTGGCCGGGTGGCCAGAGCGAGGGTGTCCCTCACACGCTGGACAGAAGCTGGCAGGGCAGAGCGTGGCGTCCACTCACCACACAGCAGCCCCTCCTGAGCGATCAGCATGCGGGCGAAAGCAAAGGCCTCCTCGTCGTTGCTCTTGAACCACTTGTCCACCACCTGCAGGAAGCCAAGGGCAGCGGTCAGCCCGGGCAGCACCCAGTACTCGGCAGTCAGGTGCGGGGGGGTGGTGGGTGTAGGGCCCACAGCCCAGTTTGCAATATCGCAGATGACGGTGGTCCAGGTGGCTGTGACCTCCGGGGATGCAGCCCAGCCTCTGTCTGGGATCCAACACTCACTCTGCAGACCTAGATCgttccccctccccctgcccaagGGTCCAGCACAGTGTGTCCATGGCGCCTAAACCGCCTGCCAGCCCCGCGGCATGGCCACACTGTATCCTGGGTCTCTCTGCCTAAAGCCTCCTTTACGGTCCTTAAAAGCAGCCTCCTCTGTGCTCCTCACCTCTCCCTCCTTGGCCTGCTCACCTGCCCCAGCCGCCCAGCTCCCTTGCTCTGCAGGGAGGTTTGTGCACAGACAGGAAGCGCCACACCCCTACCTGTGGCCTCTGTGTCTGTGGCAGGAGCTCACTGATCACAGTACCGCGAGTCACACGTGAGGATCCCTGGGACGGCACCTCATCTATCGCCATCTACACAGCGCGGAACTCATTTCTCTGCTCCCACTAGGCCGGCCACCCGTGCCCAGCCAGACAAGGCTGAGGCTGGCCCTGTCACTGCTGCCCTGCCTACCGTGCGGTCCAGCACCGTGGGGATGAAGTCATAGCCAATCCCTTCCACCTCGTAGGCTGTCTGCTCCGTCTGGTTCAGCTCCTCAGGCTCTGCGAGGATAGAGCCTTCGGGATCCACGCCAACAATCTGCAGAGTGGGCGTCCTTAGGTGAGACTGGACTGCCCGGCTGGCATCAGGGTGCAGCCCCGCTCCCAGGCCTCAAGACTCAAAACCCAGAAGGCCAGGCCCAGGCGCTGGGAGATCACACGTTAAATGTCCAGCTCGGGGCACTTGGGGTGGAGGCAGTGCAAGGCTGGAGGAAGTGGATTTCTGGGAAGCTCCTCCCATGcagggcacctgggacagccctggagAGATGCCAATGGACGGTGGGAGGCTGGGGTGAGGGGCGGTGCTGGGATGACCTCTCCTGGACATCAGAGAAACAGGCAGTGAGAGAGGATGCGCAGGCACCACCAGTGGGGTCTTTCTGAGCCCCTCCCCAGGCCCAAGTGCCCCTCCCTGATCTCAGAGCCCAGGACCTGAGCCTGAGCGCTCACAGCTCTGGGACAATCCTGGGAGGCCCCCCAACTGGACTCTCCCACCCCAGTCCATCTGGGCATCCAGGTCATGCACTACTGTCCTTTATTACCTGGCAGGGACAAGTACACACACCCTACAAGATGCAAGGCTATCGGGGCAGAAGTGTCGGGAGCTAGAACTTTCAGCTCTAAAGCAGAGGCCACTCTGGGTGCCCAAGGCCAAGCAGACTGATCGCTAAGCCTCTGGCTGCAGTTCAGGCCACAGGTGGGAAACATACCTGCGTCCAGGCCCCCATCTCcgggcagggcagggtggggtggtgCCCATGCCCCTCGCAGTCCCTCACCTTGCACCCAGGGCACTTCTCCTTCAGCTTCCTGGCCACACCTGTGATGGTCCCACCCGTGCCCGCCGACGCCACCAGCATGTCCAGCCTCCCTGGGGGTGGAGAAGTGTGTCAGGGAGGACATCCCCAGGTAGGAGAGGCCGTGTCCCCCCAACTCTTCACAGGAATCAAGAACGCTCTTGTACACGACAAAGGCAGGTCATCCAAAGGGCAAAAGCAGAGCTGCTCTCATGCTGAAACTTTTCATCACATCCTCCACCTGGAAGAAGCATTCACCATAACGGGGACCCAGGAAGCCCCGTGTAATCTAAATGGCAGCCAGTCACCAAAACCCCCACGAGAGTTGTGAATCCGTGAACAGGGGACCTTCCCGCAGGAGGTGGGGCACAGGGGGCTGTCTGGTTTCAGATGATGTGGGTAAGTGAACTGAATTACCAAAGGAACTAGAATTAACCACTCAGCCCAGCTCTGACACTGTCTAGGCTCTCTCGGCACCTGGTGGCCTCCTCAGGCACCCAGCAGGCAAGTCAGTGCAGGCACCCGCGCTGAGGCAGACGCACTGTTTTTGCCAAGTGAGAGGATTCTCAAATGTAAAACCTGGGTGAGCAAATGCCTGGACCATGCTGCCTGGCTCCTGGGCACAGCATGAGGGCACTTAAGCCAACATCAGGCTCCAAACAGGAAGCCAAAGGCAGCCGCTCCCAGGACTCATTGCAACCCCCATGGGGCTTGGCACCAAAAGTGCAGAGAGCTTCCAAGAAGCCAAGCTGCAAGCCACCACCCCAGGTCTGCACACGAGAAAACCTGAACGCTGAATTCAGTGCCCACACTGGTGTTTGGGGTCAGTGCCGTTCAGCAATGTGAAGCCCCCACTGTGAGCCCCTCAGTGCCGTTCAGCAATGTGAAGCCCCCACTGTGAGCCCAGCACTAGCCTGGGACACGCTTGTTCCCTGCACTCAGGAGCGCCTACAGGTTTGGAGGAAAAGACTACTAGGTAAACAGATATGATAAGTTGGGTGTTGCAGGCAAGGCATGGGCAGAGTCCAAGAGGGCAGAATGGAGGGCGGAAACTGCTCCTGGGAAATATTCAGGACAGCATTTCACAGAGAAGGGATATTTGAactgggttttgaaggatgaataggagtttacCAAGGAGCAGGTAAGTGTACACTCCCAGTCAAGATGGACAGCAGAGTTAGAGGTACCCACCATCACACTGCTGCAGGATCTCCTCGGCCGTGATGTCATAGTGAGCGAGGGGGTTGCTGGCATTGCGGTACTGCCAGGAAAGAGCAAAGGAGCCATGATGAGGTCAACGCACAGAACTGGCAGCAGCCACAGGGTGCCAGGCAAATGACTCAGTGCAAGCCAGAGGGGATCCTGTGGCTCAACAGACACCAAGCATCAAAACCAGCTCTCCAGAAGATGAGATTTCTGAATTAACCCAGACGTGGAATGAATGACAAAGAAGAGCGTCCAGTTAAAAGGTCTGCATGCATTTTATGTCTTAGAGAGCTCCCAGGGTCCTCTGCAAGGGGCATTCCAACCCAGCATGCTGAGCGGAGCCCCTGAAGCGGGCACACGGGCAGCAGAGACAAAGGCTCGCCGACCCCATCGGCCACACACTGGGCCGGGAGAGGGCAGCAACTGCATGCCAGCACGTTGGTCACTCCGCACCCCGCCCCTCCTCCGGCAGAGGTGACACCACCTGCAAGCCCCCAACAGAGATcccccagggaaggccccacTTGGTCCAACCTCTGGGAGCATGCTCACCCCTCAGCCCCAACCTCACCTGGTccaggatgtgagaattgggtaTCTCATTCCTTAGCCTCCAGGCCACCCCTACGTGTGACTCGGGGGAGTCAAATCTGGCATTGGTGGGGGTCCTCACGATCTCAGCCCCCAGGGCCCGCAGGACGTCCACCTGCAGAGGCACATGGCAGCCTTCACCTCCCCGCCAGGCCTGCAGCGCGGGGACAGAGGCCCAGGAGCCGCCCCATCCCCCGCGCACCTGCCTACCTTCTCCGTGCTCATCTTCTCCGGCATCACGATGATGCAGCGATAGCCCTTCACGGCAGCGGCCAGGGCCAGCCCGATCCCTGGGGACAGGACGTGGGGTGAGAGGGGCCATGACACCCTCCAGGCCCCACTGCCAGCCCCAAACGCCCAGGGGAGAGGGCACTGGAAAAAGGCCCTCAGTCACCCCTTCTGCCCTCGAATGAGGGGAGAAAATGGGGTGCAAGTCATGAACCCCAATTCCTCCAGCTCTTACTGGGAGCCGGGGAGGTAACAGtaacagtggctaagactccaagctcccaatgcagggtgcctgggtttgACTCCCAGTCGggaaactagaccccacatgccgcaagtaagatccacatgccacaattaagacccggcacagccaaatgagCACGTAAATATTTCCAAAACCAACAGCAGCAGACATCTGTGGGGCTCACTGTGGACCCAGGGGCTGCTGCACCGGAGAGGAGAGTGACCCTGAATGCAGCCGGGGGGGGCACTGCCGCTCCCACCCCCACCGCGGGCCCAGAGGAGCAGGCAGCGCCCACCTGTGTTTCCTGACGTCGGCTCAATGATTGTGTCCCCAGGCTTTAGGGTCCCCTCACGCTCGGCGTCCTCAACCATCCGCAGGCTGATACGGTCTTTCACACTCCCGCCCGCGTTGAAGAACTCGCACTTGGCCACTGGGAGCCAGAGACGCATCAGGAGAGGAAGAGGCCCTGAGCCCTAACTGATGCCTGCCGTCCCTTTCCCATCACCCGATAGGCCCAGAATGCAGCTGCAGGCAGGCTTCAGGGGTTCTGAAAATCAGTACCTTCCACTGTGCCTCCCACACCTGACCTGGATGAAGGTGCTTGCCCACTGTGGCTTCTCTCACCTGTCCATCCTACCCGCCGTGGACCATGCGGCGACTCCAGGTGAATGAGACAGAGGAGCCAAGGGGTCCCCAGTGGATGGACGGAGCAGAGCCACCCCCATGGGGCAGCACAGGCCCAAAGAGACATGCTGGGCatgtgcggggggtgggggggggtgacTGGAGCTCCAGGAATGCTGGGGGTGGTGACTGGAGCCCCAGGCTTAAATCAGGCCCAGTGGCCCTGCCAAATGACCTCATATCCTGAAGTAACAGCCCCCCCATCACACAGCCAGACCACAACCGGCAGACCCTCCACACCCCAATCTCCTGGGCCTCTTGGCCCAGCAGGGCTCTCGGCCATCCTCCCCATCCTACAGACAGGACCGCCCTTTCTATGCCCAAGCCTCTGCTTGTCTTTCCATAGGggcactccctcccacctcttaaAACTACGCCGTGTCAGTAAAAGGGGGCGATGTGGCTCCAAATGTGATTGGTAGGGCCCTGGTCAGCCTGGAGTGCCCATAGATCGCATTCCGTCCTGGTCTGTGCTG
This genomic window contains:
- the CBS gene encoding cystathionine beta-synthase isoform X1, with product MPSETPPADTLCRSAGCPHLSGTHLGRESLEKEPLEDKEAKELLWIRPDAPSRCSWQLGRPVSDSPHCHAALVKSPKILPDILKKIGDTPMVRINKIGRNFGLKCELLAKCEFFNAGGSVKDRISLRMVEDAEREGTLKPGDTIIEPTSGNTGIGLALAAAVKGYRCIIVMPEKMSTEKVDVLRALGAEIVRTPTNARFDSPESHVGVAWRLRNEIPNSHILDQYRNASNPLAHYDITAEEILQQCDGRLDMLVASAGTGGTITGVARKLKEKCPGCKIVGVDPEGSILAEPEELNQTEQTAYEVEGIGYDFIPTVLDRTVVDKWFKSNDEEAFAFARMLIAQEGLLCGGSSGSAMSVAVKAAQELQEGQRCVVILPDSVRNYMSKFLSDKWMLQKGFMKEEISVKKPWWWHLQVQELSLSAPLTVLPTVTCEHTIEILREKGFDQAPVVDESGVILGMVTLGNMLSSLLAGKVQPSDQVCKVIYKQFKQIHLTDPLGKLSHILEMDHFALVVHEQIQSQDLALSGEVGGPADRCHGESSKREMVFGVVTAIDLLNFVAARERNQRTKPESALKLGGAGAEAQL
- the CBS gene encoding cystathionine beta-synthase isoform X2, whose amino-acid sequence is MPSETPPADTLCRSAGCPHLSGTHLGRESLEKEPLEDKEAKELLWIRPDAPSRCSWQLGRPVSDSPHCHAALVKSPKILPDILKKIGDTPMVRINKIGRNFGLKCELLAKCEFFNAGGSVKDRISLRMVEDAEREGTLKPGDTIIEPTSGNTGIGLALAAAVKGYRCIIVMPEKMSTEKVDVLRALGAEIVRTPTNARFDSPESHVGVAWRLRNEIPNSHILDQYRNASNPLAHYDITAEEILQQCDGRLDMLVASAGTGGTITGVARKLKEKCPGCKIVGVDPEGSILAEPEELNQTEQTAYEVEGIGYDFIPTVLDRTVVDKWFKSNDEEAFAFARMLIAQEGLLCGGSSGSAMSVAVKAAQELQEGQRCVVILPDSVRNYMSKFLSDKWMLQKGFMKEEISVKKPWWWHLQVQELSLSAPLTVLPTVTCEHTIEILREKGFDQAPVVDESGVILGMVTLGNMLSSLLAGKVQPSDQVCKVIYKQFKQIHLTDPLGKLSHILEMDHFALVVHEQIQYRCHGESSKREMVFGVVTAIDLLNFVAARERNQRTKPESALKLGGAGAEAQL